In Halorubrum sp. PV6, a single window of DNA contains:
- a CDS encoding glycoside hydrolase family 32 protein, producing MTDTSIRVGLLVDGDPTAEQRAAEAWIGARDGAAVEVVSFEALAAGQALAPPASPEPGDADGSRSLGESYPGAGVGDGAGRFDVLWWHRDRPLGGANPLADAAPAVEAFLAAGGGLCLSLYAFAAVDALSVESVPPDRVGDDALGEPTGVLWRSLHADHPALDALDGLRHPLRRRGTVPGVRYERVLPRAGEPLASTVRGDTAVPEEVTVVSWPAGDGAVLGVGAPVLFAEPPTDGHTEHDPRLDAARDRLFAGCLRSLASPEAVPSRPESADDMRRLRERVDEAGEDGPGGRPAYHLTAPANWLNDPNGLIRWNGRYHVFYQYNPGGPYHNSIHWGHAVSDDLVTWRDEPVALAPSPDGPDRDGCWSGCAVDDDGTATLLYTGGAGRDQLPCLATTDDPGLRSWEKYEGNPVIEAPPADLGVLETDAWRAEFRDHNVWREDGTWYHLVGTGLSDGGGAALLYTADDLREWTYEGPLLTGGPDAGAVWECPELLDLGDRRLFHVSDYENVVYFLGTLEDGELVVDSEGLLDHGDFYAPQSLDDGDRTLTWGWLPEARDVADQWDAGWSGALSLPRVIELGDDGGLRQRPAEEVTDLRTEQIADHRDVRLDAGDRRRLDAAGATIEIDAEIALDDAEAVELSVFETPDRAEHTPIRYERDGTLTVDRAPSSGDSESFTDPQSMSVPPYDEPLSLRVFVDRSVVEIYANGRHCLTSRVYPTREDAVDVSAVAEGGRASLTRLTAWRLDGLMEPSQNSP from the coding sequence ATGACCGATACGTCGATTCGCGTCGGGCTGTTAGTCGACGGCGACCCCACGGCCGAACAGCGCGCCGCCGAGGCGTGGATCGGCGCCCGCGACGGGGCGGCCGTCGAGGTCGTGTCGTTCGAGGCCCTCGCCGCGGGCCAGGCGCTCGCCCCGCCGGCGTCGCCGGAACCGGGCGACGCCGACGGCTCGCGGTCGCTCGGGGAGTCGTATCCGGGCGCCGGCGTCGGGGACGGTGCCGGGCGGTTCGACGTCCTCTGGTGGCACCGCGACCGCCCGCTCGGCGGCGCGAACCCCCTCGCCGACGCGGCGCCCGCGGTCGAGGCCTTCCTCGCGGCCGGCGGCGGCCTCTGTCTCAGCCTCTACGCGTTCGCGGCGGTCGACGCGCTCTCGGTCGAGTCCGTCCCGCCGGACCGCGTCGGCGACGACGCCCTCGGGGAGCCGACGGGAGTGCTCTGGCGCTCGCTGCACGCCGACCACCCCGCGCTCGACGCGCTCGACGGCCTTCGCCACCCCCTCCGGCGACGCGGGACGGTCCCCGGCGTCCGCTACGAGCGCGTGCTCCCCCGAGCGGGCGAGCCCCTCGCCTCGACGGTCCGCGGCGACACGGCGGTCCCGGAGGAGGTGACGGTCGTCTCGTGGCCCGCCGGCGACGGCGCCGTCCTCGGGGTCGGCGCGCCCGTGCTGTTCGCCGAGCCACCGACGGACGGTCACACCGAACACGACCCGCGCCTCGACGCGGCTCGGGACCGACTGTTCGCGGGGTGTCTCAGGAGCCTCGCGTCGCCCGAGGCGGTCCCGAGCCGTCCGGAGAGCGCCGACGACATGCGCCGGCTCCGCGAGCGCGTGGACGAGGCGGGCGAGGACGGTCCCGGCGGCCGGCCCGCGTACCACCTCACGGCGCCCGCGAACTGGCTGAACGATCCGAACGGGCTCATCAGGTGGAACGGGCGGTACCACGTCTTCTACCAGTACAACCCCGGCGGCCCGTACCACAACAGCATCCACTGGGGCCACGCCGTCAGCGACGACCTCGTCACGTGGCGCGACGAGCCGGTCGCGCTCGCCCCCTCTCCCGACGGCCCCGACCGCGACGGCTGCTGGTCCGGCTGTGCGGTCGACGACGACGGCACGGCGACGCTGCTGTACACGGGCGGGGCCGGCCGCGATCAGCTCCCCTGTCTCGCGACCACCGACGACCCCGGCCTCCGGTCGTGGGAGAAGTACGAGGGCAACCCCGTCATCGAGGCGCCGCCGGCCGACCTCGGCGTCCTGGAGACGGACGCCTGGCGCGCGGAGTTCCGCGACCACAACGTCTGGCGCGAGGACGGCACGTGGTACCACCTCGTCGGCACGGGGCTCTCCGACGGCGGGGGCGCCGCGCTGCTGTACACCGCCGACGACCTCCGCGAGTGGACCTACGAGGGTCCGCTCCTCACGGGCGGCCCGGACGCCGGCGCCGTCTGGGAGTGCCCCGAACTCCTCGACCTCGGCGACCGGCGGCTCTTCCACGTCTCCGACTACGAGAACGTCGTCTACTTCCTCGGCACCCTCGAAGACGGCGAACTCGTCGTCGACTCCGAGGGGCTGCTCGATCACGGCGACTTCTACGCGCCGCAGTCGCTCGACGACGGCGACCGGACGCTCACCTGGGGGTGGCTCCCCGAGGCCCGCGACGTGGCCGACCAGTGGGACGCCGGCTGGTCCGGCGCGCTGTCGCTCCCGCGGGTGATCGAACTGGGCGACGACGGGGGCCTCCGGCAGCGACCGGCCGAGGAAGTGACCGACCTCCGCACGGAGCAGATCGCCGACCACCGCGACGTGCGCCTCGACGCCGGCGACCGGCGTCGGCTCGACGCCGCCGGCGCGACGATCGAGATCGACGCGGAGATCGCCTTAGACGACGCCGAGGCGGTCGAACTGTCGGTGTTCGAGACGCCGGACCGCGCGGAGCACACGCCGATCCGCTACGAGCGCGACGGCACGCTGACCGTCGACCGGGCGCCGTCGAGCGGCGACTCCGAGTCGTTCACCGACCCGCAGTCGATGTCGGTCCCGCCGTACGACGAGCCGCTCTCGCTGCGGGTGTTCGTCGACCGGTCGGTCGTCGAGATATACGCGAACGGTCGGCACTGCCTGACGAGCCGGGTGTACCCGACCCGCGAGGACGCGGTCGACGTCTCTGCGGTCGCCGAGGGCGGGCGCGCGTCGCTCACCCGGCTGACCGCGTGGCGCCTCGACGGCCTGATGGAGCCGTCTCAGA
- a CDS encoding iron-sulfur cluster assembly accessory protein, which produces MSTETADTGSDPAIEVTPDAASEALSLLEGEGLDTAEAGLRLFVQQGGCAGLSYGMRFDTEPEEDDLVVEHHGLRVFVDPASRNYIGGSKLDYEHGLQAAGFEVENPNVVSECGCGESFRT; this is translated from the coding sequence ATGAGTACCGAAACGGCCGACACTGGGAGCGACCCGGCGATCGAGGTGACCCCGGACGCCGCGTCGGAGGCGCTCTCACTTTTGGAGGGCGAGGGCCTCGACACGGCGGAGGCGGGGCTCCGGCTGTTCGTCCAGCAGGGCGGCTGCGCGGGCCTCTCGTACGGGATGCGGTTCGACACGGAGCCGGAAGAAGACGACCTGGTCGTCGAACACCACGGGCTGCGGGTGTTCGTCGACCCCGCGAGCCGGAACTACATCGGCGGGAGCAAACTCGACTACGAACACGGCCTGCAGGCGGCCGGCTTCGAGGTCGAGAATCCGAACGTCGTCTCCGAGTGCGGCTGCGGCGAGTCGTTCCGGACGTAG
- a CDS encoding DUF5816 domain-containing protein: MSLDASTTGDGEQVYTDHTKVERGAEGPFYVVFADADGSARWGFRCGNCDSFDTAMDTMGRIQCTECGNLRKPDEWDAAHE; encoded by the coding sequence ATGAGTCTCGACGCTTCGACGACGGGCGACGGCGAGCAGGTGTACACCGACCACACGAAGGTCGAACGGGGCGCAGAGGGGCCCTTTTACGTCGTGTTCGCCGACGCGGACGGGTCGGCTCGGTGGGGGTTCCGGTGTGGCAACTGCGACTCCTTTGACACCGCGATGGACACGATGGGCCGGATCCAGTGTACGGAGTGCGGGAACCTCCGGAAGCCCGACGAGTGGGACGCCGCCCACGAGTGA
- a CDS encoding dodecin: protein MVFKKITLIGTSEESFDAAADEAIDRAEDTLENVYWAEVQEFGVELDSAADREYQAEVEVAFELEG, encoded by the coding sequence ATGGTGTTCAAAAAGATCACGCTGATCGGGACCAGCGAGGAGAGTTTCGACGCCGCCGCGGACGAGGCGATCGACCGCGCCGAGGACACGCTGGAGAACGTCTACTGGGCCGAGGTACAGGAGTTCGGCGTCGAGTTGGACAGCGCGGCCGACCGGGAGTATCAGGCGGAAGTCGAGGTCGCGTTCGAACTCGAAGGCTGA